The following are encoded in a window of Solenopsis invicta isolate M01_SB unplaced genomic scaffold, UNIL_Sinv_3.0 scaffold_379, whole genome shotgun sequence genomic DNA:
- the LOC120359920 gene encoding THAP domain-containing protein 1-like isoform X1, with the protein MPMCCCVLGCQNKADRQKNISLFRFPRNKDILDSWISFVGRTNWQPTNTSRICSLHFNNDDYYRWNDRLFLKPGVLPRKCIVRMSDNKENFDPFKVLNDKLTVNSSKRAFEETLENAENFKLQAISTESFNEIEILKERLQHDRELHQQELKKQAEMFSVILENEKSKLKSEIKSGLELHQQELKRQAEIFSTILENEKSKFRSKIESGQQKLHTLQRSVKRKEEQIKSMKHLFDELKKKYVSDTDALNMLSREFEGMSLNLFQNEVKNNSRSASGRRYSEQVKKFAVTLFYNSTKAYDYCRLVFFFSFHLFT; encoded by the exons atgccaATGTGTTGTTGTGTTCTTGGCTGCCAAAATAAGGCGGACAGGCAAAAAAATATCAGTCTTTTTAG atttCCACGGAATAAAGACATTTTAGACTCATGGATATCATTTGTGGGCAGAACAAATTGGCAACCGACTAATACCTCTCGAATATGcagtttacattttaataatgatgaCTATTATCGTTGGAACGACAGGTTATTTCTAAAACCTGGAGTTCTTCCAAGAAAATGTATTGTGCGGATGAGTGACAACAAAGAGAATTTTGATCCCTTCAAagtattaaatgataaat TAACTGTGAATAGCAGCAAACGTGCGTTCGAGGAAACATTAGAAAACGCAGAGAATTTTAAACTTCAAGCAATTTCGACAGAatcttttaatgaaattgaaatattaaaggaACGATTGCAACATGATCGTGAATTACATCAGCAAGAACTAAAGAAACAAGCAGAAATGTTCTCTGTGATTTTGGAAAATGAAAAGTCAAAACTGAAGTCCGAGATAAAATCTGGTCTTGAATTGCATCAGCAAGAACTAAAGAGACAAGCAGAAATCTTCTCTACAATTCTGGAAAATGAAAAGTCAAAATTTAGGTCTAAGATTGAATCTGGACAACAAAAATTGCATACTCTACAACGTAGTGTAAAACGAAAAGAGGAACAAATAAAGTCTATGAAACATTtattcgatgaattaaaaaagaaatatgtaagTGATACCGATGCACTTAATATGTTAAGTCGCGAGTTTGAAGGCATGTCACTCAATCTTTTTCAAAacgaagtaaaaaataattcgcGATCTGCAAGTGGTAGAAGGTATTCGGAGCAAGTAAAGAAGTTTGCTGTAACCTTATTCTATAATTCTACTAAAGCTTATGACTATTGCCGgttggttttctttttttcttttcatttatttacatgA
- the LOC120359920 gene encoding THAP domain-containing protein 1-like isoform X2 yields MPMCCCVLGCQNKADRQKNISLFRFPRNKDILDSWISFVGRTNWQPTNTSRICSLHFNNDDYYRWNDRLFLKPGVLPRKCIVRMSDNKENFDPFKVLNDKLTVNSSKRAFEETLENAENFKLQAISTESFNEIEILKERLQHDRELHQQELKKQAEMFSVILENEKSKLKSEIKSGLELHQQELKRQAEIFSTILENEKSKFRSKIESGQQKLHTLQRSVKRKEEQIKSMKHLFDELKKKYRDFQFATSVKHQTFAFICKR; encoded by the exons atgccaATGTGTTGTTGTGTTCTTGGCTGCCAAAATAAGGCGGACAGGCAAAAAAATATCAGTCTTTTTAG atttCCACGGAATAAAGACATTTTAGACTCATGGATATCATTTGTGGGCAGAACAAATTGGCAACCGACTAATACCTCTCGAATATGcagtttacattttaataatgatgaCTATTATCGTTGGAACGACAGGTTATTTCTAAAACCTGGAGTTCTTCCAAGAAAATGTATTGTGCGGATGAGTGACAACAAAGAGAATTTTGATCCCTTCAAagtattaaatgataaat TAACTGTGAATAGCAGCAAACGTGCGTTCGAGGAAACATTAGAAAACGCAGAGAATTTTAAACTTCAAGCAATTTCGACAGAatcttttaatgaaattgaaatattaaaggaACGATTGCAACATGATCGTGAATTACATCAGCAAGAACTAAAGAAACAAGCAGAAATGTTCTCTGTGATTTTGGAAAATGAAAAGTCAAAACTGAAGTCCGAGATAAAATCTGGTCTTGAATTGCATCAGCAAGAACTAAAGAGACAAGCAGAAATCTTCTCTACAATTCTGGAAAATGAAAAGTCAAAATTTAGGTCTAAGATTGAATCTGGACAACAAAAATTGCATACTCTACAACGTAGTGTAAAACGAAAAGAGGAACAAATAAAGTCTATGAAACATTtattcgatgaattaaaaaagaaatat CGGGATTTTCAATTTGCCACATCCGTCAAGCATCAGACATTTGCATTCATCTGTAAACGCTGA